In Nocardia yunnanensis, one DNA window encodes the following:
- a CDS encoding GTP-binding protein, whose protein sequence is MDSALSPHERVVDFVPQTVTRTVKLLVAGNFGVGKTTFVGSVSEIRPLRTEETITEASVGVDDMAGLPGKTTTTVAMDFGRITVNPSLALYLFGTPGQRRFVPIWEDLAVGALGALVLVDTRRLEKADESLSILEERGVPYAVAVNDFEGAPRYGLDEVRDALDLDASTPLMRLDARDRNPCLQSLITLVEHLLETQVPTTAQAG, encoded by the coding sequence ATGGACTCCGCGCTCTCTCCGCATGAGCGCGTCGTCGACTTTGTGCCGCAGACCGTGACCCGCACCGTGAAGTTGCTGGTGGCGGGGAATTTCGGTGTCGGGAAGACCACGTTCGTGGGCAGCGTCTCGGAGATCCGGCCGCTGCGCACCGAGGAAACGATCACCGAGGCCAGCGTCGGCGTCGACGATATGGCCGGATTGCCGGGCAAGACGACCACGACCGTGGCCATGGATTTCGGTCGCATCACCGTGAATCCGAGCCTGGCGCTGTACCTGTTCGGCACCCCGGGCCAACGGCGCTTCGTCCCCATCTGGGAAGACCTGGCCGTGGGCGCCCTGGGCGCGCTGGTCCTGGTCGACACCCGCCGGCTCGAAAAGGCCGACGAATCCCTGTCGATCCTCGAGGAGCGCGGCGTGCCGTACGCGGTGGCGGTCAACGACTTCGAGGGCGCACCCCGCTACGGCCTCGACGAGGTCCGCGACGCCCTGGACCTCGATGCGAGCACACCCCTCATGCGCCTGGACGCCCGCGACCGCAACCCCTGCCTGCAATCACTGATCACCCTGGTGGAACACCTGCTGGAAACCCAGGTGCCCACCACCGCCCAGGCCGGCTAG
- a CDS encoding DUF742 domain-containing protein, whose product MSRPRRDPDLVRAYVRTGGRSRPTRTLDLVSLVVAVADPAPGASPDARRILALAKRGVLTLAELAAHLDLPPSVVKIVVADLLDSGHLAVPTPVAALPGKALLEEVLDGLRALSA is encoded by the coding sequence ATGAGCCGGCCGCGGCGCGACCCCGATCTGGTCCGGGCGTATGTGCGTACCGGCGGCCGATCGCGTCCCACCCGGACGCTGGATCTGGTCAGTCTGGTTGTCGCGGTGGCCGATCCGGCCCCCGGCGCGTCCCCCGACGCCCGCCGCATCCTGGCGCTCGCCAAGCGCGGCGTACTGACCCTGGCCGAGCTGGCGGCCCACCTGGACCTGCCGCCCTCGGTCGTCAAGATCGTGGTGGCGGATCTGCTCGACAGCGGCCATCTGGCCGTCCCGACCCCGGTGGCGGCGCTACCGGGCAAAGCCCTCTTGGAGGAGGTACTCGATGGACTCCGCGCTCTCTCCGCATGA
- a CDS encoding roadblock/LC7 domain-containing protein, whose product MTGTPATAVSETNRLAWLLEDLEAPGVRFAVLLSEDGLRIAHTGGVSIDDAERFAAAASGLRALGKALAEFCGGTTDNAVRQNMTEYNDGMIFITAAGAGALLGVSTTQDVDVSLVAHRMNELAGRVGRELGSMSRTRADLPRA is encoded by the coding sequence GTGACCGGCACGCCCGCGACGGCAGTGAGTGAAACCAACCGGCTCGCCTGGTTGCTAGAGGATCTCGAAGCGCCCGGGGTCCGATTCGCGGTCCTGCTGTCCGAGGACGGCCTACGCATCGCGCACACCGGCGGCGTCAGCATCGACGATGCCGAGCGCTTCGCGGCCGCGGCCTCGGGACTGCGCGCGCTCGGCAAGGCGCTGGCCGAATTCTGCGGCGGCACCACCGATAACGCGGTGCGCCAGAACATGACCGAGTACAACGATGGCATGATCTTCATCACCGCCGCCGGAGCCGGTGCGCTGCTGGGGGTTTCGACCACCCAGGACGTGGACGTCAGCCTCGTCGCGCACCGCATGAACGAACTGGCCGGCCGCGTCGGCCGCGAACTCGGCAGTATGTCGCGGACGAGAGCGGACCTGCCGCGCGCATGA
- a CDS encoding group I truncated hemoglobin: MPSIYDRLGGAPALTAVVDDFYRRVYADPEVAGFFAGADPDRLERRQVEYFSTVLGGPAGYRGASLRRVHQGMGITRRHFDRVLRHLTAALTTVGVPQELVDHIIEALDPLADDIVAPRPPRARSRRGGSRIWVWSSALRG, translated from the coding sequence ATGCCCAGCATCTACGACCGCCTCGGCGGCGCGCCCGCGCTCACCGCGGTGGTCGACGACTTCTACCGGCGCGTGTACGCCGACCCCGAGGTGGCCGGCTTCTTCGCCGGCGCCGACCCCGACCGTCTCGAACGCCGCCAGGTCGAATACTTCTCCACGGTGCTGGGCGGGCCCGCCGGCTACCGTGGCGCCTCGTTGCGGCGCGTGCACCAGGGCATGGGCATCACCCGCCGCCACTTCGACCGCGTGCTGCGGCATCTGACCGCCGCGCTCACCACCGTCGGGGTGCCGCAGGAGCTCGTGGACCACATCATCGAGGCGCTGGACCCGCTCGCCGACGACATCGTCGCACCCCGGCCCCCGCGCGCCCGGTCGCGCCGTGGCGGATCGCGAATCTGGGTGTGGTCGAGCGCATTGCGGGGTTAG
- a CDS encoding DUF664 domain-containing protein codes for MATPWEPPLAGTEAEHLVGALERLRATFRWKADGLDSAGLNTRIGVSALTLGGLLKHLARAEDEMFTRKLSGAAVSPPWDRVDWRADPDWDFTSAAADSPAQLYALWDTTIARSRARLSAALADGGLGQPVHLAWPDGRHLSLRRLVCDLIEEYGRHTGHADLLREHVDGRVGEDPPPGWRPGG; via the coding sequence ATGGCCACTCCGTGGGAACCGCCGCTCGCCGGGACCGAGGCCGAGCATCTGGTCGGGGCGCTGGAGCGTTTGCGTGCGACCTTCCGCTGGAAGGCCGACGGGCTCGACTCGGCGGGGTTGAACACCCGGATCGGGGTGTCGGCCTTGACGCTCGGCGGGTTGCTCAAGCATCTCGCGCGCGCCGAGGACGAGATGTTCACCCGCAAGCTGTCGGGGGCGGCGGTGAGTCCGCCGTGGGACCGAGTCGATTGGCGCGCCGATCCCGACTGGGACTTCACCTCGGCGGCAGCGGATTCGCCCGCGCAACTGTATGCCTTGTGGGACACCACGATCGCGCGTTCGCGAGCGAGACTGAGTGCGGCGCTGGCGGACGGCGGACTCGGGCAACCGGTGCATCTGGCCTGGCCCGACGGCCGCCACCTCAGCTTGCGGCGGCTGGTGTGCGACTTGATCGAGGAGTACGGCCGCCACACCGGCCACGCGGATCTGCTGCGCGAACACGTCGACGGCCGGGTCGGGGAGGATCCGCCGCCGGGCTGGCGGCCCGGCGGCTAG
- a CDS encoding FitA-like ribbon-helix-helix domain-containing protein: MAELTIPDLPDEIHRALHARAVQHGNSIEAEAAAIITEAVQPAGGIKLGSLLFTGISEEQAHR; this comes from the coding sequence ATGGCCGAATTGACGATTCCCGACCTCCCCGACGAGATCCACCGGGCTCTGCACGCCCGCGCGGTCCAGCACGGCAACAGCATCGAGGCCGAGGCCGCAGCCATCATCACCGAAGCTGTCCAACCGGCCGGAGGCATCAAACTCGGCAGCCTACTGTTCACGGGCATCAGTGAGGAACAGGCTCACCGATGA
- a CDS encoding helix-turn-helix domain-containing protein — protein MVPDLARRLNALFEAVPAPGDRPYTNVEVAAQLTAWGHPISKPYLSQLRSGARADPSRDTIAALSRFFGVRPGYFADGDPARTADFLLLSRLQFDTLRALSLRAFDLSEDSQNILTTMADRLRITEGLPELGAGPE, from the coding sequence ATCGTCCCGGATTTGGCGCGCCGCCTCAACGCGCTGTTCGAGGCCGTCCCCGCTCCCGGCGACCGCCCCTACACCAATGTCGAGGTCGCCGCCCAGCTCACCGCCTGGGGCCACCCCATCTCCAAGCCCTACCTGAGCCAACTGCGTTCGGGCGCACGCGCCGATCCCTCCCGCGACACCATCGCCGCGCTCTCGCGCTTCTTCGGCGTGCGCCCCGGCTACTTCGCCGACGGCGATCCCGCCCGCACCGCCGACTTCCTGCTGCTGTCGCGCCTGCAGTTCGACACACTGCGGGCCCTGTCGCTGCGGGCCTTCGATCTCAGCGAGGATTCGCAGAACATCCTCACCACCATGGCCGACCGCCTGCGCATCACCGAGGGCCTGCCGGAGCTGGGCGCCGGCCCGGAATGA
- a CDS encoding alpha/beta fold hydrolase, with protein MLTALVNGTALAPDSPEARNAEMIARIGTAPEVMLGVLDSLLPTPESALRAITVPTLIAIGDQDERADADQLATLLPNSRFTRVPGDHGTAFAAPEFTAAILDFLAAP; from the coding sequence GTGCTCACCGCGCTCGTCAACGGCACCGCGCTGGCACCGGATTCGCCGGAGGCGCGCAACGCCGAGATGATCGCGCGAATCGGCACCGCACCGGAAGTCATGTTGGGCGTCCTGGACTCCCTGCTGCCCACCCCCGAATCGGCGCTACGCGCCATCACCGTCCCGACCCTGATCGCGATCGGTGACCAGGACGAACGCGCCGACGCCGACCAACTGGCCACACTGCTGCCCAACAGCCGCTTCACCCGCGTACCCGGTGATCACGGAACCGCTTTCGCCGCACCCGAATTCACCGCCGCCATCCTCGATTTCCTGGCCGCGCCCTAG
- a CDS encoding VOC family protein has protein sequence MAAIATLGAISLDSADPRRLGSFYRDLLEFRIRHESDELVVLRGGGITITIEHVEDHRPPDWPGNDIPKQMHLDLFVTDLDTAEQAAIECGAVKPEYQPAPDRWRVLLDPSGHPFCLTVSPTVAPSRARGESS, from the coding sequence ATGGCCGCCATCGCCACACTCGGTGCGATTTCCCTCGACAGCGCCGACCCGCGCCGACTGGGATCGTTCTACCGAGACCTGCTGGAGTTCAGAATTCGCCACGAATCCGACGAATTGGTGGTCCTGCGCGGCGGCGGAATCACGATCACCATCGAACACGTCGAGGACCATCGACCGCCCGACTGGCCCGGCAACGACATCCCCAAGCAAATGCATCTCGACCTGTTCGTCACCGACCTCGACACCGCCGAGCAGGCCGCGATCGAGTGCGGGGCCGTGAAACCCGAATATCAGCCCGCGCCCGACCGCTGGCGGGTGCTGCTCGACCCGTCGGGCCATCCCTTCTGCCTCACCGTCTCACCCACGGTCGCACCGAGTCGGGCGCGCGGGGAATCGAGCTAG
- a CDS encoding tyrosine-type recombinase/integrase, translating to MERADLPGAAHLVLADGVVHLDPERAVFDAMLAGWERQQRTRFLKDATIRPRIALIRRLGEFTNSYPWQWEPADGEDFITHLRAEREGARPITVSTARGYEVSITLFMQYVTDPRYQWPAVCRERFGSVPQQVFHEGNSVAHVTDFEGQPGRRPLTYDEVQALFDAADGRVEHARLHGRKGALPALRDAALLKTVYAYGFRRREAQRLDLADRRHAPKMPQYGQYGAWFVRWGKSSNGSPPKRRTVLTVPEMDWIVEVLDHWVTEVRPLFNPGRLQALWVHERAGRMSLRSINEAFEQARRLAELPEELDLHSLRHSYVTHLVEFDYPERFVSEQVGHRYASTTAIYTGVSDEYRTRLIRRSMEGHSELWESR from the coding sequence ATGGAGAGGGCTGATCTGCCCGGTGCGGCGCACCTTGTGCTCGCCGATGGTGTCGTGCATCTGGACCCCGAACGGGCGGTATTCGATGCGATGCTGGCTGGTTGGGAGCGTCAGCAGCGCACACGGTTCCTGAAGGACGCCACGATCCGGCCACGGATCGCGCTGATCCGCAGGTTGGGTGAGTTCACGAATTCCTATCCGTGGCAATGGGAACCGGCCGACGGCGAGGATTTCATCACTCACCTTCGAGCCGAGCGGGAGGGTGCGCGCCCGATCACCGTCTCGACCGCGCGCGGCTACGAGGTGTCGATCACGTTGTTCATGCAGTACGTGACCGATCCCCGGTACCAGTGGCCGGCGGTCTGCCGGGAGCGGTTCGGGTCGGTGCCGCAGCAGGTGTTCCACGAGGGCAACTCGGTCGCCCATGTCACCGACTTCGAGGGACAACCGGGACGGCGGCCGTTGACCTACGACGAGGTTCAGGCGCTCTTCGATGCCGCCGATGGGCGGGTCGAGCACGCCCGGCTCCACGGTCGTAAGGGCGCACTTCCCGCGCTGCGTGATGCGGCGTTGCTGAAGACCGTCTACGCCTACGGCTTTCGCCGTCGCGAAGCTCAACGTCTGGACCTGGCCGACCGTCGGCACGCGCCGAAGATGCCGCAGTACGGCCAATATGGCGCGTGGTTCGTGCGGTGGGGCAAGTCCTCCAACGGCAGCCCGCCCAAGCGGCGGACGGTGTTGACTGTCCCGGAGATGGATTGGATCGTGGAAGTGCTCGATCATTGGGTGACTGAGGTCCGGCCGTTGTTCAATCCCGGTCGGCTGCAAGCGCTTTGGGTTCACGAACGAGCGGGACGGATGTCGTTGCGCAGCATCAACGAGGCGTTCGAGCAGGCCCGGCGGCTGGCCGAGTTGCCCGAAGAACTCGATCTGCATTCACTGCGGCATTCCTACGTCACGCATCTGGTCGAGTTCGACTACCCCGAGCGGTTCGTCTCCGAGCAGGTCGGCCACCGTTATGCCTCCACGACGGCGATCTACACCGGGGTGTCGGACGAATATCGGACACGGCTGATCCGCCGGTCGATGGAGGGTCACTCCGAGCTTTGGGAGAGCAGATGA
- a CDS encoding alpha/beta fold hydrolase has protein sequence MTQRYTGFDGTELAWHEIGSGRPLLFLPGFGGQGSQLLRWGPATDIAAKGYRLLLPDFRGYGDSTTPGAATAYPPDVLTEDALALVAFLGFGDGDYDLAGYSLGARVVLRMLARGATPRRAIAAGQGLAKVTGPQQAG, from the coding sequence ATGACACAGCGATACACCGGATTCGACGGCACCGAACTGGCCTGGCACGAGATCGGCTCGGGCCGGCCGCTGCTCTTCCTGCCGGGCTTCGGCGGGCAGGGCTCGCAACTGCTGCGCTGGGGGCCCGCCACCGACATCGCAGCCAAGGGATACCGCCTGCTGCTACCGGACTTTCGCGGATACGGCGACAGCACGACACCGGGCGCCGCCACCGCCTACCCGCCCGATGTCCTCACCGAGGACGCGTTGGCGCTGGTGGCGTTCCTCGGATTCGGTGACGGCGACTACGATCTCGCCGGATATTCCCTCGGCGCCCGGGTCGTGCTGCGGATGCTCGCTCGAGGCGCGACACCGCGCCGCGCGATCGCCGCCGGGCAGGGCCTGGCGAAAGTCACCGGCCCGCAACAGGCGGGTTGA
- a CDS encoding sensor histidine kinase yields the protein MNQDNAVLLSWVLAAALLLAVIGLLWLGRTVRADRARIAALRAEQADRDAAVEEMITNLTENVVPAIGAAVRRSDPDNPTVDLPIVLEQSRIAELVWQWTARCGEELQKVAADIRDRVRREGETETQLALAQVESERQTAVAQAEEMAQLAIAQAEEAARVAVAQAGEASRVAVAEAAESARVQVENSAREASSAAVRAFGASVVSLGADVSQVLSAALRKHRNDETFETLTRIDHSVQQMIRQAQSYVIVCGGLPGRRWPQQTLTDVVGGATGRVRDYTRVRTTELDRPVISRVVEPLVHTIATLLDNALRYSPPTSFVDIGFQEGHHGVTVIIDDAGVRMNPEQLEETRRVLAGEQIVDIHALGPTPRVGFPGVAALARRYGFSVYIDGPNMYGGMRAMVFIPEALLAAPAPASIAVAAPIPAPAPAPAPAPAPDPEPTLVAMDSVSQDLTPGGLPKRRRRSATVSVAATVRAVEADSGSARPEIAAAWHSGSQRGRAAAFEHSEGMTS from the coding sequence ATGAATCAAGACAACGCCGTGCTGCTTTCCTGGGTTCTTGCCGCCGCGCTACTGCTCGCCGTGATCGGGCTGCTGTGGTTGGGGCGCACTGTTCGTGCCGACCGCGCGCGCATCGCCGCGCTGCGCGCCGAACAGGCCGACCGCGACGCCGCGGTCGAGGAGATGATCACCAATCTGACCGAGAACGTGGTGCCCGCCATCGGCGCGGCCGTGCGCCGCTCGGACCCCGACAATCCCACCGTCGATCTGCCGATCGTGCTCGAGCAGTCGCGCATCGCGGAACTGGTGTGGCAGTGGACCGCCCGCTGCGGCGAGGAACTGCAGAAGGTCGCCGCCGACATCCGCGACCGGGTCCGCCGCGAGGGCGAGACCGAGACCCAGCTGGCGCTCGCGCAGGTCGAATCCGAACGGCAGACCGCCGTGGCCCAGGCCGAGGAGATGGCGCAACTGGCCATCGCCCAGGCCGAGGAGGCCGCCCGCGTCGCCGTCGCCCAGGCCGGTGAGGCCTCGCGGGTCGCGGTCGCCGAGGCCGCCGAATCCGCTCGCGTCCAGGTCGAGAACTCCGCGCGCGAGGCGTCCTCGGCCGCGGTGCGCGCCTTCGGCGCGTCGGTGGTGAGCCTGGGCGCGGACGTCAGCCAGGTGCTCAGCGCCGCGCTGCGCAAGCACCGCAACGACGAGACCTTCGAAACCCTCACCCGCATCGACCATTCCGTGCAGCAGATGATCCGCCAGGCGCAGTCCTACGTGATCGTCTGTGGCGGCCTGCCCGGGCGGCGCTGGCCGCAGCAGACCCTCACCGACGTGGTCGGCGGCGCCACCGGCCGGGTGCGCGACTACACCCGCGTGCGCACCACCGAACTCGATCGCCCGGTCATCAGCCGCGTGGTGGAACCGCTGGTGCACACCATCGCGACCCTGCTCGACAACGCGCTGCGTTACTCTCCGCCGACTTCGTTCGTGGACATCGGCTTCCAGGAAGGCCACCACGGCGTCACGGTGATCATCGACGACGCCGGGGTGCGAATGAACCCCGAGCAGCTCGAGGAGACCCGCCGGGTGCTGGCGGGCGAGCAGATCGTCGACATCCACGCGCTCGGCCCCACCCCGCGCGTCGGCTTTCCGGGTGTGGCCGCGCTGGCGCGACGCTATGGCTTCTCCGTCTACATCGACGGTCCCAACATGTACGGCGGCATGCGCGCCATGGTCTTCATCCCGGAGGCCCTGCTGGCCGCGCCGGCGCCCGCGTCCATCGCGGTCGCCGCGCCGATCCCCGCACCCGCACCCGCACCCGCTCCGGCGCCCGCGCCGGACCCGGAACCCACACTGGTGGCCATGGATTCGGTATCCCAGGACCTCACGCCCGGCGGCCTGCCCAAGCGGCGCCGCCGCTCCGCGACGGTGTCCGTGGCGGCCACCGTCCGCGCGGTCGAAGCGGACTCCGGTTCCGCGCGACCCGAAATCGCCGCTGCCTGGCACAGCGGCTCCCAGCGCGGTCGAGCGGCCGCGTTCGAGCACTCCGAAGGGATGACATCGTGA
- a CDS encoding family 1 glycosylhydrolase, producing MRACTRRHALALAAAATVVLAAAAPAQARPAPESLPGLGADFHWGVAASGFQSEGHAPDSNWRRYVDTHPDYDRYGDSVDFYDRYASDIALARDLGVNTYRIGIEWARVQPRPGEWSAEGFAFYDKVIAAIRAAGMRPMITLDHWVYPGWEADRGGWANPGMVEDWLANMRAVVDRYAGADPMWVTINEPFAYLLNEVRNGGLPAAEVTTMQARLAQAHNSIYDYIHTRQPGAMVTSNVAYIPAADPIVNGGMLDLIAAKLDYVGIDYYYGLSPEVAAQYGAFADNRMWQLPLQADGIYYTLRHFADRFPGKPLYIVENGMPTQNGAPRADGYTRADDLRDTVYWLQRAKADGMNVIGYNYWSLTDNYEWGSYTPRFGLYTIDVEADPALTRRPTDAVDAYRAIAHDSGVPAGYRPTRPPTTCSLVDALDSCADPVGLPG from the coding sequence ATGCGCGCGTGCACCCGTCGCCATGCCCTCGCCCTCGCCGCCGCGGCGACGGTCGTGCTCGCCGCCGCCGCGCCGGCGCAGGCCCGGCCCGCGCCGGAGTCGCTGCCCGGGCTGGGCGCGGATTTCCACTGGGGCGTGGCCGCGTCCGGCTTCCAGAGCGAAGGCCATGCGCCGGACAGCAATTGGCGGCGCTACGTCGACACCCACCCCGACTACGACCGCTACGGCGACAGCGTGGACTTCTACGACCGCTACGCCTCCGATATCGCGCTGGCCCGGGATCTGGGCGTCAACACCTACCGCATCGGCATCGAGTGGGCGCGGGTGCAGCCGCGGCCGGGCGAGTGGAGCGCGGAGGGTTTCGCCTTCTACGACAAGGTGATCGCCGCGATCCGGGCGGCGGGCATGCGGCCGATGATCACCCTCGACCATTGGGTGTATCCGGGCTGGGAGGCCGATCGCGGCGGCTGGGCCAATCCGGGCATGGTCGAGGACTGGCTGGCCAACATGCGCGCGGTGGTGGATCGTTACGCGGGCGCGGATCCGATGTGGGTGACCATCAACGAACCGTTCGCCTACCTGCTCAACGAGGTCCGCAACGGCGGGCTGCCCGCGGCCGAGGTCACGACCATGCAGGCGCGACTGGCGCAGGCGCACAACAGCATCTACGACTACATCCACACCCGCCAGCCCGGCGCCATGGTCACCAGCAATGTCGCCTACATTCCCGCCGCCGATCCGATCGTCAACGGCGGCATGCTCGATCTCATCGCCGCCAAACTCGACTACGTCGGCATCGACTACTACTACGGGCTGTCGCCGGAGGTGGCCGCCCAGTACGGCGCCTTCGCCGACAACCGGATGTGGCAGTTGCCGTTGCAGGCCGACGGGATCTACTACACCCTGCGCCATTTCGCCGACCGCTTCCCCGGCAAGCCGCTCTACATCGTCGAGAACGGCATGCCCACCCAGAACGGCGCGCCGCGCGCCGACGGCTACACCCGCGCCGACGATCTGCGCGACACCGTCTACTGGTTGCAGCGCGCCAAGGCCGACGGCATGAACGTCATCGGCTACAACTACTGGTCGCTGACCGACAACTACGAGTGGGGTTCCTACACACCGCGTTTCGGCCTCTACACCATCGATGTCGAGGCCGACCCGGCGCTGACGCGCCGGCCCACCGACGCGGTGGACGCCTACCGCGCCATCGCCCACGACTCCGGTGTGCCCGCCGGCTACCGTCCCACCCGGCCGCCGACGACGTGCTCGCTGGTCGACGCCCTCGACAGCTGCGCCGACCCGGTGGGGTTGCCGGGCTAA
- a CDS encoding aquaporin has protein sequence MLNQELPALAPTDTAPAPGAVSLRRRLVAEFVGTAMLAVVVVGSGIAAEQLSPADPGLRLLENSTASAFGLGVLILAFAPISGAHFNPVVSLADWLAARRGRAGARTRQLIAYIGAQCGGAVFGALLANAMFDRAALQIAGQHRVTGGHLLGEILAAAGLIAVGLAAARHGRGVSALAVSTYLGSAIWFTSSGSFANPALTLGRMFSDSFTGIAPASVPAFVLAQILGGLAGLSLMTLLYRPGADR, from the coding sequence GTGCTGAACCAGGAACTGCCCGCGCTCGCGCCCACCGACACCGCGCCCGCCCCGGGCGCGGTGTCGCTGCGGCGGCGGCTGGTGGCGGAGTTCGTGGGCACGGCGATGCTGGCGGTGGTGGTGGTCGGCTCCGGGATCGCGGCCGAGCAGCTCTCGCCCGCCGATCCGGGGTTGCGGCTGCTGGAGAACTCGACCGCCAGCGCCTTCGGGCTGGGCGTGCTGATCCTGGCGTTCGCGCCGATCTCGGGCGCGCACTTCAACCCGGTGGTGTCGCTGGCGGATTGGCTGGCCGCCCGCCGCGGGCGCGCCGGCGCGCGCACGCGGCAGCTGATCGCCTACATCGGCGCGCAATGCGGTGGCGCGGTGTTCGGCGCGCTGCTGGCCAATGCCATGTTCGATCGCGCCGCACTGCAGATCGCCGGCCAGCACCGGGTGACCGGCGGCCATCTGCTCGGTGAGATCCTCGCCGCCGCCGGGCTGATCGCGGTCGGCCTCGCCGCGGCCCGCCACGGCCGCGGGGTGAGCGCGCTCGCGGTGTCCACTTACCTCGGCTCGGCCATCTGGTTCACCAGTTCCGGTTCGTTCGCCAATCCCGCGCTCACCCTGGGCCGGATGTTCTCGGATTCCTTCACCGGCATCGCCCCCGCCTCGGTGCCCGCCTTCGTCCTGGCCCAAATCCTGGGCGGCCTGGCCGGTTTGAGCCTGATGACGCTGCTGTACCGGCCGGGCGCCGACCGCTAG
- a CDS encoding helix-turn-helix domain-containing protein translates to MIKKMGYQWNLRKVMAAKDIFQTTDLVPLLAERGIHLSREQVFRLVTQPPKRLPMDALAALCDILDCTPNDLIEVEVVNVQVAKTAGDSAGPRPQARRTTIRRPGSE, encoded by the coding sequence ATGATCAAGAAGATGGGCTACCAGTGGAATCTGCGGAAAGTCATGGCGGCCAAGGATATTTTCCAGACCACTGACCTGGTTCCGCTGCTGGCAGAACGCGGAATCCACCTGTCTCGCGAACAGGTGTTCCGGCTGGTGACCCAGCCGCCGAAGCGGCTGCCGATGGATGCTCTCGCAGCGTTGTGCGACATCCTGGACTGCACGCCGAACGATCTCATCGAGGTCGAGGTTGTCAATGTTCAGGTCGCCAAGACTGCCGGGGATTCCGCCGGGCCCCGGCCGCAGGCCCGCCGGACGACCATCCGCCGCCCAGGGTCAGAATGA